From the genome of Venturia canescens isolate UGA chromosome 11, ASM1945775v1, whole genome shotgun sequence:
TCTAGGATATAATTGCGTCCACTCCTTCGAGCCCTGAGACAAATCGctggacaaaaaaaaagaacgaggtGAAAAGTATCCTTCGAGGATGAAATAGAGCCGAATGAGTTTCGTCGTATTTACatagtttttatttgtttttcgacTACAAGCAAGAGTGCCCACTTCAACTGAGCCCTGATTTGTTCTCCACGGTCCTCATGAGCTCCAGTTGATTCTGCTGCTTCCTGAACGTCTTCAAAGCTGTCATTTGGATCTTCCTATGCCTCTCGAGACGTTTGTATGTTTTCTTCATCTCTCGAAGCTCAGCTTGGACTTTCACGAAGTCCAGAATGTCAGGGACCTGGTGACAGGTCAATTAAATTATGGCAGTCATCGCTGAGCAATTTTTTCGACAGTTACGAGTTTTTGGGAAAAAgacaacgagaaaaaaaattattttgagatttttcggGGTCGCGAATCGATCAATcgataattattaattattatttaataaaataataatgaaattatacaaattatatttaatattattttaaaagttttactcaatttatttcattatcaattaatatatttattttaattaattaatcaattttcattttataataattattgtaACCCGTAGAGGTCACATACTCACCAGACTGGTGCAAAGTTCCACTTGGAccttttaaaaactttttatttcatccatgaatGTGTGGAATTAATctacaacgagactttttagggaTTACTAGGAATTTTAACTAAttccttagtaatcgattacaatcatttgaaaaattgaaaaatcaagttttgttatagaaaaatggcgaaattgaagaaaggaatttcGAAGTTCtagacaattgaaattttcgtgggtgcaaatttgcaccagtatGGAGTCTTCGGGCTAACATTATAGTTGTTTTATAATTGATaattaaataatgaataattaaaaaattagaaaataaaaataatattaattaataattgaaaaataaataaagaaaaaattaattaaagtattaattaataaattcatgaaaatttccacTTGTTTAATAATGGAATATGCATAATTGACAGCACCTCATATTCGTCGATGACGTGAACGACTTTAGCCAATTGTTTTTCAGCTTTTTCGACTTCTGCCCGAGTGATTGTTTGATCCTGTCTCAGTTTATCGATCTGTGATTTTTTCAGTGAAATTTCTTTCCTGATATTATTAAGGGAGGACATCTGATCagccattttttgtttgtacgAAGTGAGGGCAATGTTGTAGCGagctaatgaaaaaaaatagtcattaggaaaaaatgaatgaatttcgaaaaaggGAAATGGCCAGGGAAATATTTGCCTGTTATTTTCTTAAGGTCGATCAAatgctgatttttttcctcgatctgTTTCAAGTAATCTTGATTCTCAATGGCGAGTTgctggaaatcaatgggatggAGGGTCTCCCCGAGCTCTTCACGCTGACGCAACTGGTGCCtcgctttttttatttgcgtTTTGATCGTCCCACTCTTGAGTCGAAGCTTCTCGATCACGCTGTCAGCAGCTCGGAGCCATTCTTCTATGAACCTGCACGCAGAGTTTCGGTTCGTGAAAACGTGCCAATGGTAATTGACACTTTATTGACAGCTGTAAAATTATTGGCAGGAGGGAAAACTTTCAACTGGTTGGCAACTGCCAGATTATTTTAAGGCTCGAATCCACTCAAGTGTCACGCTACTTGCCAgtgcaaaattattgacagcTGTCAATACTCGGAAAAGCGACAGCAGAAACCTGATGAATTTTTCTGCTGGAATTTTTCCTGTCAGTGGATCGATCCatcttttttccaaatttatttcCAACTCGTGTCTCGCCTCGTGAGTCTCTCGAATCCTTAATTCGATCTCTTCCATCTGCGCCCGCAAATTCGCCCGACGCTTTATCGTGAACTGCTCCAATTCTGCGAGGCTTTTCTTCATCTCGTCGATCTCCTTGCTCGCCATTTCGATTCGGTGAGCCACGGTTATTCtacaaaatcgaaaaattttaaaaaacccattttttactcaatttttgtttttaaacgttttttaatctttggttttttttagaaatattcatttttttggcaaTCACGAACCTGTACGTCTTCGGAACCGATGGCAAAAGCGTCGACGTATAACGACGACCTCCACTGAAGGTCGTGGTGCTCACCATACTCGGCGAGTAAACTTGCTTATCGCGGATGGCGCTCAGGGTCGCGCTCCCGCTTCCGGTGAGGCTCATCGCCGAAGCCATCGGCGCAATCTGCGACGCTACTTTTTGTGCGTGCCTCGCAGTTTCCAAAACTTGATTCATCGCtgtcaatttcatttttaatttattttttaatcattcgTTCAAACGAACAGTTTCGTATTGGAAAAAGGGTTTTCCGAGTGCCTTAAAACCgaccttttttctcatttttttttttcaaaattcactcAATCGAACTCTAAAAACtcggtttttcgatttcgagtACTCGGAAAGCCccttttcaaacattttttcaaattcttctcAGTTGCaaccaaaattttgaatttgtgacgacgaaattaaacaaaaaaatgccaaacaaatttttttggagCTTTTGAATACTTGCAAAAATGCTAAAAATTCGCtccaacgaaaaacaaaacgttaagactgaaaaaattacctATGAGCAAGCAGCTTTTTAAATCTTTGGTTATTCACTCACTGGCCAGAGACTGCGGGTCATGCTTGGTTAGGTATCGTTCGAAAACGTCGTTCTCCAGTTGCAAAACTTTGTTCGTACGAAGAGCTATTTCGAGGGACTGACGTAATTCCTCGTCGGACATATCTGGACGTCAAGTGCACcgatgaatgaatttttagtgtccaaatggaaaaaaatacgaaaaatgaaaaaaattgaagaaaatgtgcatttttttttatctcttgaaAATTTACCCTCATAACGTGGCTCCTCTTCGGGGACGAGCGTCCCCCGGGACCCCAGACTCGTAACACTTGCTTTCCTAAAAGACAtatcgaaaatcgaaaaaaactcaatcGGAGGTTAAAAAACGtgagttttgaataaaaagtttgtAGGAAAGTGCGAAAGCTCGAAAAATCTGCATGGCTGGGACGACAAAAGTGAATTTGTTTGGTCGATGCCTGACGACGAACTGctcgctcgttttttttctggcCTCAAATAAACGAGTTTGAAAATCGCGTTCGATTGGGCAGCAGGAATTTAAGGAAGTTTCACGGTTTTCAGGCCTTATTTTTCCAgattatcaaattctgattttcctttttattcacaatttgGTACAGAAATTCAGTTTTTGGGCACTGACGAATACTTTATTGAATCGAGCCTACGAAGTTGAGTGCAAAAGCCCTTTTCGAGGTTTTTTTTGGGTCTCTGCTCAGAGCAAGCCCTTCTCGGTTATTTCGACCTCGTCGatgtacaaaaaatatttgatcccTTCCCCCTTCTGTTCGGAGCTGCAGGATCGTATGACCGCTGGTTTGCCAGCGATCATGAACAGCATTTCAGCCCCACCGTCCACGAATTCGttctaaaatcgagaaatttcaaaaaaattcatgaaaaaaatgaaaaaaatggaaaaattgaaatttttcaaaaactcttgCTCACTTCCACGTCGATCTGTTCGCCGTTTATCCAGACAGCTTGAGTAGTTTTGTctgtgaaaaattcgaatcgaCTTCATTGAGAAATGCACTTTTCCTTCGATTtttgaatgaacgaaaaaactaATGATTTCAACGACGATACCCAAAACGATTCTGAACTCCTCGTCGCCAAATTTGGTCATCCAAGTGTCGAGCACCTTGGACTGAGACTGGACAAAGTTTTTGAAGCTTTTCCCATTGACCCAGAGCGTGTACGAGTATCTGAGTCCTGCGAAGACATGCAAATGTTCAACTGACTTGAGAGATCGTGTTCGAGtcgattttcatctttttgggGCTTTAACGAGTCCCTTCGAAAGTGTCGAgtcgatttttcgagtttgCAAAATTACCGGCGATGGGATCGATCCTGATGACGAATTTGGTGTCCCCGAACATGACGATTTCGTCGCCCACGAGTCGGAACATCCACTCTCGGTGCACGAGCGTTTTTCCATCGATTTTCACGACCCTTTTCCCGGTCGCGGTCCCGTGCTCGAATTCGACGACGTGATTTCCATCGGTTAAGGGCACGTTCCAGCGGGCCGTGGGTTCGCTCATCTCGAGAGATTGCAGGCCCCTCCAATGAGAAATCGAATGGGCGAGTAAAAACATgggaaaaaacctttttttctgtttaaatatttaaaaaattatgaattttcaaatatttcagtattttattaaatctgaacattttttaaattattttttcattctttatcGATCGTTATGTATGGATTTGATTTTAactcaatttatttattcattggtTCTTAGTTCGAGGATTTTCGTCGTTCCAATTCCCTTTTTACTTGTCCAATTAATTTGGAAgcatttaaaaacatttttattcattttttcactcgaaaaaGCCAATTTTTTAGGGtttttctttatgtttttttcactcgagaAAGACAAACTTTTGTGTCAAAGAAAGCGTGGAGGTCAGCGCGCTCGGGGACACGATATTTGTAACTCTACCTGAGCAAGCAAATGGCCATACTCACCTGGCGTTCAAGTCATCCCCATCGCCTGGCACTGCTTTTCGTATTGATCGTTCGCTGCCCCAAGGCCTTGGTCACTGACCGATCGATATGAAAACACGTGCGTCATCGTTCCCAGgtgataataaataatttagcaaaattcgtcgtttttttattcgtttttcctttatttatgtaaaaaatgatttttttttcaaaattttcacacTCTTTTTTCTACTCCGGGTGGGCTGGCAGCAGCTGACCTTTGCAGGGCCCGAAACCGAGCCGGAAACCTTCGCCTTGACAgaaacctgaaaaaaaatcgaatttaaaagttttccatgaaaaattgtcgattttttcatttttcctacAAAAATTTTCACCTCGGATCGAAACTTCGTCACCATCCTGCAGAAATTTACGAGTGCTACCGTCCTTCATTGGTATCGGCATCGTACCCTTCCAGCAGAGCTCCAACATCGAACCGTACGAATCCGAAGTCTgtaaaataatacaaaaaaacgtaatgaaaaataagaaactaaTAAATTAGAaactaataaaaaagaaaagaaattaatcaataaaaactgcaataaaagaaatgccaggaaataaaaatcgacatttttataaaagcgctcataaaattcgaaaaagttggaaaataaatgaataaaaattgcaaacagaaatatcaagaaataaaaatcgaagttttcacaaaatcgttcataaaattcgaaaaagttggaaccaaaaatgTTCACCTCTCCACTAATCGTCCCAGAGGCCATCAAGTCACCAGGATTTACGTTGCAGCCAGTGACGGTGTGATGCGCCAACTGCTGCTGGGCAGTCCAGTACATGTATTTGTAGTTGCTTCGAGAAACAGTGGTCGTGGGTCCAGAGGGTGCTGCATGAAAGTGATTTGAGGATGATGAAAGTTGATGGTAAGCTATGGAGCGAGTTTAACGACaactgaaaatttgacgtcgtTTTTATGACTCACGTGTGATGTCAACTTCCAGTTTGATGTCGAAGTTGCACGAGTTGTCATGCTGCAAATAAGGGAAGGGTTTCGGGTCTTGGGCCATGTTCGGAATTTTGAAGGGCTCGAGAGCCTCCATCGTGACGATCCAGGGCGAAATGGTGGTGCCAAAATTTTTCGCGCAGAAAGGACCGAGTGGCACGTATTCCCACTTCTGGATGTCGCGGGctaaaaaaatgagcaaaaaaGCTCGATCAAAATGTTTTTGATAccgatttttggaaaaatcgtttctccgcgcaacgattttttcaatttaccgACATCGCGGGGTAGGGAACTTAATTCCGACCGTTTTTGGTTcatttggaagaaaaataggtaTCGAAATCGGCAACCCGATCGTTATTTTAAAAAAGACTTCATAACAGCGTATTGACGATGGAAATCGGTAGTGAAATCGGTAATGAAATCGGTAAATAAAACTGACCGCTCCAATCGTTCATGGTGACCATGCCAAAAATGCGATCGTAAGCTTTGCTCGCGGGTACGGTATCGCCGAGTTTGGTGGGTGGGCCTCCGACGAAGAAAGCAACTTCGAGTTCAAAGTCCATGAGTCTCGAGGGGCCGTACGCGGGTGCCGCGCCTTCGACCGGAAGAGTTTGACCTTTCGGCCTAACGATGGGTGTGCCGGAAACGATTACGGAGCTGGCTCGTCCGTGGTAACCGACCGGTAAGTGTTTCCTGCAATGAATTTACCGACTGAGCAACTTCCCGCGatcttttcatcatttcgatcGGTATGACCGATCGAGGCTTGTCGAATTACCAGTTTGGCATCAGGGCGTTCTCCTTGCCACGGAACATTATTCCGACGTTCGTCGCGTGATGAATCGACGAGTAGAAATCGGTGTAGTCGCCGATTTTCGCCGGTAGATGCATCGTCGCCGATTTTTGAGGGACGAAGACTCTGCGGGGGATTCAAAACCGAATTATTcgtcaatttcgttttcatttttcgttctaAACTCACCTGGAGCGTAATTCAGGTTTCTGCAAAGTTTGGTTATCGACTGAGAGTAAATTTTGTATGGTGCTCCGTGCTTCTTTCCAAGCGTCTCTGCCGAGGGCCATAAAATCATTGAGAGTTTC
Proteins encoded in this window:
- the LOC122417926 gene encoding coiled-coil domain-containing protein 113 isoform X2, which gives rise to MNQVLETARHAQKVASQIAPMASAMSLTGSGSATLSAIRDKQVYSPSMVSTTTFSGGRRYTSTLLPSVPKTYRITVAHRIEMASKEIDEMKKSLAELEQFTIKRRANLRAQMEEIELRIRETHEARHELEINLEKRWIDPLTGKIPAEKFIRFIEEWLRAADSVIEKLRLKSGTIKTQIKKARHQLRQREELGETLHPIDFQQLAIENQDYLKQIEEKNQHLIDLKKITARYNIALTSYKQKMADQMSSLNNIRKEISLKKSQIDKLRQDQTITRAEVEKAEKQLAKVVHVIDEYEVPDILDFVKVQAELREMKKTYKRLERHRKIQMTALKTFRKQQNQLELMRTVENKSGLS
- the LOC122417929 gene encoding fas apoptotic inhibitory molecule 1 isoform X3 encodes the protein MSEPTARWNVPLTDGNHVVEFEHGTATGKRVVKIDGKTLVHREWMFRLVGDEIVMFGDTKFVIRIDPIAVEHLHVFAGLRYSYTLWVNGKSFKNFVQSQSKVLDTWMTKFGDEEFRIVLDKTTQAVWINGEQIDVENEFVDGGAEMLFMIAGKPAVIRSCSSEQKGEGIKYFLYIDEVEITEKGLL
- the LOC122417929 gene encoding fas apoptotic inhibitory molecule 1 isoform X1: MFLLAHSISHWRGLQSLEMSEPTARWNVPLTDGNHVVEFEHGTATGKRVVKIDGKTLVHREWMFRLVGDEIVMFGDTKFVIRIDPIAVEHLHVFAGLRYSYTLWVNGKSFKNFVQSQSKVLDTWMTKFGDEEFRIVLDKTTQAVWINGEQIDVENEFVDGGAEMLFMIAGKPAVIRSCSSEQKGEGIKYFLYIDEVEITEKGLL
- the LOC122417929 gene encoding fas apoptotic inhibitory molecule 1 isoform X2 — protein: MFLLAHSISHWRGLQSLEMSEPTARWNVPLTDGNHVVEFEHGTATGKRVVKIDGKTLVHREWMFRLVGDEIVMFGDTKFVIRIDPIAGLRYSYTLWVNGKSFKNFVQSQSKVLDTWMTKFGDEEFRIVLDKTTQAVWINGEQIDVENEFVDGGAEMLFMIAGKPAVIRSCSSEQKGEGIKYFLYIDEVEITEKGLL
- the LOC122417926 gene encoding coiled-coil domain-containing protein 113 isoform X1, with the protein product MSFRKASVTSLGSRGTLVPEEEPRYEDMSDEELRQSLEIALRTNKVLQLENDVFERYLTKHDPQSLATMNQVLETARHAQKVASQIAPMASAMSLTGSGSATLSAIRDKQVYSPSMVSTTTFSGGRRYTSTLLPSVPKTYRITVAHRIEMASKEIDEMKKSLAELEQFTIKRRANLRAQMEEIELRIRETHEARHELEINLEKRWIDPLTGKIPAEKFIRFIEEWLRAADSVIEKLRLKSGTIKTQIKKARHQLRQREELGETLHPIDFQQLAIENQDYLKQIEEKNQHLIDLKKITARYNIALTSYKQKMADQMSSLNNIRKEISLKKSQIDKLRQDQTITRAEVEKAEKQLAKVVHVIDEYEVPDILDFVKVQAELREMKKTYKRLERHRKIQMTALKTFRKQQNQLELMRTVENKSGLS
- the Faa gene encoding fumarylacetoacetase translates to MKSFIEYPVDADFPIENLPYGVFSTAENSKKRIGVAIGDQILDLFAIAHLFTGPLLASNQNVFAEETLNDFMALGRDAWKEARSTIQNLLSVDNQTLQKPELRSRVFVPQKSATMHLPAKIGDYTDFYSSIHHATNVGIMFRGKENALMPNWKHLPVGYHGRASSVIVSGTPIVRPKGQTLPVEGAAPAYGPSRLMDFELEVAFFVGGPPTKLGDTVPASKAYDRIFGMVTMNDWSARDIQKWEYVPLGPFCAKNFGTTISPWIVTMEALEPFKIPNMAQDPKPFPYLQHDNSCNFDIKLEVDITPPSGPTTTVSRSNYKYMYWTAQQQLAHHTVTGCNVNPGDLMASGTISGETSDSYGSMLELCWKGTMPIPMKDGSTRKFLQDGDEVSIRGFCQGEGFRLGFGPCKGQLLPAHPE